GGCGGGCCACCCGGCGGGCGCGGCGATGGGCCCGGCGGGCATGGCGGCGAGCATGGCGATGCGCATGGCGGCGGCCACGGCGGCGCATCTCGACCGGCTCACCGGCGTCCGGCGTCACGGTGGTCGCGGCGGCCGGCTCGATGGCGGCAAGGGCCTCGGCGGCGGGAGCAGCCTGGGCCGCAGCGGCGGCGAGGGCGGTCGCGGCGACACCGGCACCGAGGGCGGTGAAGAACGTGCGGCGATGCATCATGGTCAGTCTCCTTGGGGTTCGAAGCGAAACCGTGTGAACCGGTTCGAGGATGACTGTGCTCCTCCCCATCTGAACCGCTCATATCGCGGCGTTTAGGAACCGTTCATCGCTGCAGGCGCGCGCAATGGCGGCGATGAGGCCGTGGCATCGAACGGACATGATCGGCCGTGATCATCCTCCTGTCAGCCTCGCGCCACCTGAACCCACGGGAGAAGAGCTCCATGGCCATCGACCCCAGCATCGCCGCCAAGGCCGCCGAAGAGGCGGAGGCCAAGGAGAAGCGCAAGGCCGCCGATAACGGCTCATGGGTCGACGTGGCGGACGTTGCCGGCTCCGTGCTCGACCTCGTCGGAACCGCCGCCCCCAGCGTTGGCCGGACGACCGCCGCGGCAGCCAGCACGGTCACCGAGACAGCCGGGACCCTGGCGACAGGAGCCTTCGAGACGGGCGGCGCCATCGTGTCCGGCGCTGCCGAGACGGCCGGATCGATCGTCTCCGGCGTCGCAGACGTGGTGGGCGGGCTCTTCGACGGCCTGTGACCGCCGCCGCTAGTCCTGTTCCTCGAGCTCGGGCCGGCGGAACGGGGTCAGCGTGCCGAGTTCGTCGATCGCCTCGGCGATGTAGCGCCGTTCCCGTTGCAGGTAGTCATCGACCGCGCGACGGAAGCCGCGATCGACGATGAAATGCGCTGAATAGGTCGTCACCGGCTTGTAGCCGCGCGCCAGCTTGTGCTCGCCCTGCGCCCCCGCCTCGACCCGCTTCAGGCCCTTCTCGATCGCATAGTCGATGGCCTGGTAGTAGCAGACCTCGAAATGCAGGAAGGGATGGTTCTCCACCGCGCCCCAATGGCGTCCGTAGAGAACGTCCCGGCCGATGAAATTGATGGCGCCGGCGACATAGCGGCCCTCGCGCTCCGCCATGACGAGGAGGATTCGGTCGGCCATGCGCTCGCCGATCAGCGAGTAGAAGGCGCGCGTCAGGTAGGGCCGGCCCCATTTGCGGGAGCCGGTGTCCATGTAGAACTCGAAGAAGCGGTCCCAGACCGCCTCCGTCAGCTCCGGCCCGGTGAGGCGACGGATGGTGATCCCATTGCCCTCCAGCGCATCGCGGCGTTCGCGGCGGATCACCTTGCGCTTGCGGGAGGAGAGGGCGGCGAGGAAGTCGTCGAACGAGCCGTAGCCCTCGTTCTCGAAGTGGAACTGGGTGTCGGTGCGCTGCAGATAGTCCGCCTCGCCCATCAGCGCCCACTCGTCCGCGGGACAGAAGGTGACGTGCAGCGAGGAGACGCCGGCCTCGGCGGCGACCTGCGCCGCCCCCTGGACGAGCGCCGCGCGGGCGAGGTCCGCGCCCTCGCCGGGGCGGACCAGAAGGCGGCGCCCGGTCGCGGGGGTGAAGGGGACGCTCGCCTGCAGCTTCGGGTAATAGCGCCCGCCGGCCCGCTCATAGGCCTCGGCCCAGCCCGCATCGAACACATACTCGCCGCGGGAATGGCTCTTCAGGTAGCAGGGCAGGATGCCGGCGATGACGCCGCCGCGTTCGAGCACGAGGTGATGGCCAAGCCAGCCGGTCTCCCGCACCGCCGATTTCGACTCCTCCAGCGACAGGAAGAAGGCGTGGTCGAGGAAGGGATCAACGGCGCCGGTGGGGTCGGCGGCACAGGCATTCCAGTCTCCCGCAGCGATGTCCTTGACGCTGCGGACGACGCGGATGGTGAAGCTATCGGACATGCCCGGCAGATTAGGCGAGATAGCCCTCGAAGGTCACCTGATCCGCATGCTTTGCCCCGATCACACGCTCGTCATCCGTGCGGACCGTCCAGCAGATCACCGGCTTGCCGGCGGCGCGGAACGCCGTGGTCGCGGCATTGGGGAGGTCGGCGACGCGCCAGGAGAGGAAATCCGGCTCGGTGCGGGCGGCATGGGCAAGGCTTGACAGGTCGCGGCGCACCGCTTCCGGCAGCTTCGCCCAGTGGGCTCCGGCATAGTGGCTCTCGGCGACGATGCCGCGGACGAGGGCAGGGGCGTTGTCCTTGAGCCAGGCGATCGGGCCGGGATCGAAGGACATGAGGGCGAGGGGGCCGGAATAGCCGGCCGCCAGCGCCGCGACGCGGCGGGTGAGATCGAGCCGCCCGTCAAACTCGGATTTGATCTCGACGACCAGCGGCACCCGGCCGGCCACCTGGTCGAACAGGTCCGACAGGGTTCCCATCCGGTCGTCGGTCGCCTTGAAGGCCGTGGCGCGCAGGTCCGCCACGGTCCGCGCATCCACGCGGCCGCTCGCGGTGGTGAGCCGGTCGAGGGTCGAATCATGGAAGACGATGGCGTCGCCATCGGCCGTCGGCTGCACGTCGCATTCGATGGCATAGCCGCCGGCGATGGCGGCGGCGAAGGCGCGCGGGCAGTTCTCGATCACGCCGGCCGCAAGCCCATGCAGGCCGCGATGGGCGATCGGCCGCGCCGTCAGCCAGGACAGGTCCGCGCGCCCGGCCATCACGCGATCTCGACCAGCGCCTCGACCTCGACGGCGGCATTGGCCGGCAGCGCGGCGACGCCGATCGTCGAGCGGGCATGGCGGCCCTTCTCGCCGAAGACCTCGACCATCAGGTCCGAGGCGCCGTTCATCACCTTCGGGCCGTCGAGGAAGTCCGGCGTGCAATTGATGAAGCCGCCGAGGCGGACGATGCGGATGACGCCGTCGAGATTGCCGATGGCCGCCTTGATCTGCGCGATGACGTTGAGGCCGCACTGGCGCGCCGCCTTCTGCCCCTCCTCGATGGAAACGCCGCCGCCGAGCTTGCCGGCCATCAGCCCGTTGGGGCCAAGCGAGATCTGGCCGGACACGGTCAGCAGCGAACCGCTGCGCACGTAGGGCACGTAATTGGCAACAGGCGCGACAGGCTCGGGAAGCACGATGCCGAGTTCGGCGAGACGGGCAGCGATAGCGGACATGGCAGGACCTCGACCACGGGCGATGGAAAAGCGGCGGGACCCTGCCTCAAGGGGAGGCTCGCGACAAGACGGAACGCCGTGACACATCCATGCCGCGTTGTCGCCGCCGGCCTGCCCCTGTAGCCTGCGACGCACCGGCCCGACCCTGACGACGCGCGAATGCCCGCGCCCGGAGCCCCCTTATGCCTTCTGCCGTGCCCTTGCGCCCCATCCTCCTGTCCGCTGCCGTCCTCGCCTCCCTTACATCGGTGGCGCAGGCCCAGGCACCGGTCCTTGCGCCGCACCGTGCGGTCTACGAGCTGAAGCTCGACGATCGCCGCGCCTCGGGCGGCCTCGAACAGGCGCGCGGCCGCATCCTCTTCGAGACCACCGGCAATCGCTGCGAAGGCTACACCACCAATTTCCGCCAGGTGGTCGAGCTGACGATGAACGGCAACCGCGTCGTCATGGATGCCCGCACGGCCCATTTCGAGGAGGGGGATGGCTCCGGCTTCCGCTTCACCTCCCGCGCCACCCAGAACGGCGCGCCCTACATGGAGACCGACGGCAGCGCCAATCGCGCGACCGACGCCGTGGCGGTTCGCCTGCGCAAACCGCGGGAAGGCACGCAGAGTCTCGACCGCGCAGTCATCTTCCCCACCGAGCACCTGCTGCGCATGATGGAGGCGGCGCGCGACGGCCGCACCATCCTCGAGGCCAAGGTCTATGACGGCGCCGAGACGGGTGACCGCGTCTATGACGCCACCGCCATCATCGGCCGTCGCATGGAGGGCGAGCCGCAGGAGGCCGAGCCCGCCGCGCGCGATCCGCGTCTTGCCGGGCTGCCTCGCTGGCCGATGACCATCAGCTATTTCGAGCAGGGCAAGGACGGCGGCACGCCGGCCTATTCCCTCGCCTTCGAGCTCTACGAGAACGGCGTGTCGCGCCGCATGGTCATCAACTATCCGGAGTTCTCGCTGCGCGGCGAGCTCATCCAGCTCGACTGGCAGGCCGCGACGCCCTGCGAGAAGCCGTGAGGCCGGTCCTCAGTCGTCGAAGGTGATGCCCTTCACCACCGCCCCGCGGCCGAACTTGGCCCGCAGGGCGTCCACCGCGCCCTCGACCTTCACATTGCGCGCGATGGACGTGTCGACGAGGTCGGCCGGGTCGGCCTTGTCGAGGGTGGTGAGGTCCGACAGGCCGATGCCGATCAGCCGGTAGGCGGTGCCGTCGGCTTCCCTCGCGAGCATCTCGCGTCCCGTCTCGAAGAGGCGCGCGGCCAGCACGGTCGGTGTCGGCAGGCCGCGGGAGCGGGTGCGGATCTTGAAATCGGCGCTCTTCAGCTTGAGCGTCACGGTGTTGCCGGCGAGCCCCTGGGCCTTGGCCCTGGCGGAGACCTTCTCGCACAGGCGGAACAGGATCTTCTCAAGCGCCCGTCCATCGCGAATGTCGGTGTCGAAAGTGGTCTCCGCCGACACCGATTTGGTTTCGCCATCGGGCGAGACGCGGCGATCGTCGATGCCCCGGCACAGCCGGGCGAGCCTGAGACCCATGGCGCCGTAGCGCCGCATCAGCTCGCTCTCCTCGATGCGGCGCAGGTCGGCGATCAGTTTCAGGCCATCGCGCTCCAGCGCCTGCTGCATGGCCTTGCCGACACCCCAGATGAGCGAGACCGGCTTGGCGCCCAAAAAATCCAGCGCCTCGCCACGGCCGATCACCGCAAAGCCCCTGGGCTTGTCGAGGTCCGAGGCGATCTTGGCGAGGAACTTGTTGTAGGACAGGCCCACCGAGATGGTGATGCCGATCTCCTTCTCCACCTGCCGGGCGAAGCGCGCCAGGGTGAGGGCGGGCGGCGCGCCGTGCAGGCGCTCCGTGCCGGTGAGGTCGAGAAAGGCCTCGTCGATGGAGAGCGGCTCCACCAGCGGGGTGAGCGCCAGCATGGCCTGCCGCACCTGCCGGCCGACGGCCGCATATTTCTCCATGTTCGGCTTGATCACCACCGCGTCCGGGCAGAGCGCCAGCGCCTTGAACATCGGCATGGCCGAGCGCACCCCGTGGATGCGGGCGACATAGCAGCAGGTCGAGACGACCCCGCGGCGCCCGCCGCCGACGATCAGCGGCTTGTCGACGAGGCTCGGATCATCGCGCTTCTCGATGGCGGCATAGAAGGCGTCGCAATCGACATGGGCGATGGAGAGCTCGCCGAGCTCCCCATGGCGCGCCAGCCGCGGCGAACCGCAGGCCCGGCAGCGCGGGGCCTCGCCGGTCGCTTCAGCGAAACAGTCGCGGCAGAAGGCGAGCAGGGCCATGGCCGCAGGGTGATGGCGGCCGGGATTCCCCGCAAGGGGGCTTTTGGCATCAGGCGTGATCGCGCTCCCACGGGCCGGCGCCCAGCTGGTGCGCGGCGCGCACCACGGCCTCGGGCTTCAGGCCCGCATGGGCGGCGAAGGCGAGGAGCAGGCTCTCATCCGCCATGAAATGTTCCATCACCGCCGCGAGGAAGCCGGGCTGCGTCGCCGCCTCCCGAATGGCGCCAAGATCGATGCCCGCGAGCGAGGCGAAACGCTGCAATTGGTCGTCGTCGCCGGCGAGAAAACCGAGCGCCTGGACGGCCACCGCTTCGGCACTCTCGGTTGAGGAAGTCGGGCGACGTAGGGTCATGGTTTGTCCTTTTGAAAGGATTTGCCGTTAGCTTGGACACGATCCGTCAGGCTCCGGCAACCATCGGGGGCGGACCTTCGGAGTGCGAGTGGCCGATGTCGAAGACCGTGATGATCGTGGAGGACAACGAGCTCAACATGAAGCTCTTCCACGACCTTCTGGAGGCGAACGGTTACGCCACGATCCAGACTCGCAACGGCAATGAGGCCCTGTCGCTCGCCCGCGAGCACAAGCCCGACCTCATCCTCATGGACATCCAGCTTCCCGAGATTTCCGGCCTCGATGTCACCCGCTGGATCAAGGAAGACGAGACGATCCGGCACATTCCGATCATCGCCGTCACCGCCTTCGCCATGAAGGGCGATGAGGAGCGCATCAGGGCAGGGGGCTGCGAGGCCTATCTGTCGAAGCCGATTTCCGTCGCCAAGTTCCTCGAAACCGTTCGGCATTTCCTCGGCGCCGCCTGAAGGTTCCACCATGACCGCCCGCGTTCTCGTCGTCGATGACATCCTCGCCAACGTCAAGCTGCTGGAAGCGCGGCTCTCGGCGGAATATTTCGATGTCGTCACGGCCTCGTCCGGGGCGGAGGCGCTGTCGATCTGCGACCGCGCCCAGTGCGACATCGTCCTGCTCGACGTGATGATGCCGGAGATGGACGGCTTCGAGACCTGCCGTCGCCTCAAGGCCAATCCGGCGACCCACCACATCCCGGTCATCATGGTCACCGCCCTCGACCAGCCGGCCGACCGGGTGAAGGGCCTGGAGGCCGGCGCCGACGACTTCCTGACCAAGCCGGTCAACGACCTCGCCCTCGTGACCCGCGTCCGCTCGCTCGTGCGCCTGAAGATGATGCAGGACGAGCTGCGCATGCGCGCCGTCACCTCGCGCGAGATCGGCATGCGCGACCCGCTCTCCGAAGCCGTCGCCGAGGGCGGCCTGAACGGGCGCATCCTTGTCGTGGACGATCGCACCTCGTCCCACGAGCGCATCGTCCAGGCCCTGCGCAGCCAGCATCAGGTCGAGGTGGAGACGCGCCCGCAGGAAGCGCTCTTCCGCGCCGCAGAGACCGACTACGACCTCGTCATGGTTTCGCTCGCCCTCGCCGATTTCGATCCGCTGCGCCTCTGCTCGCAGCTCCGCTCGCTCGACCGGACCCGCGGCCTGCCGATCCTCGTCATCGCCGAGCCGGAGGACGAGGCGCGTCTGCTGCGCAGCCTCGACATCGGCGCCAACGACTATCTGCTCCGTCCCATCGATCGCAACGAGATGGCGGCCCGCGTCCGCACGCAGGTGCGCAAGAAGCGCTACACCGCGCGCCTGCGCGACAATGTCCAGCAGTCCATGGAAATGGCCATCACCGATGGCCTGACCGGTCTGCACAATCGCCGCTACATGGAGAGCCACCTCGGCACGCTCGTCGACCAGGCGTCGATGCGCGGCAAGCCGCTCTCGGTCCTCGTCCTCGACATCGACTACTTCAAGTCGGTCAATGACACCTGGGGCCACGATGCCGGCGATGAGGTTCTGCGCGAATTCGCCCAGCGCCTGCGCAAGTCCGTTCGCGGCATCGACCTCGTCTGCCGCTTGGGCGGCGAGGAATTCGTCGTCGTCATGCCCGACACCGATGCGGGCGTGGCTTCCATCGTCGCCGAGCGCATCCGCAACCGCGTCGCCTGCGAACCCTTCCCGATCCACAAGGGCGCCCGGGCGATCGACGTGACCGTGTCGATCGGCATGGCCCAGCGCCAGGGCGGCGATACCTCGGGCGAGGCGATCATCAAGCGCGCCGACCAGGCGCTCTACCGGGCAAAGCGCGACGGCCGCAACCGCGTGGTCCTCGACGCCGCCTGACGCAGACCTCGTGCGTTCACCTTATGCATAAACCGTAACCGTTGAGGTTAAGGGAAGGTTGATGCGCGGGGCCGCATCTTGCCGATTGTGGCTGTTACAATTGGTGACTAGGGTCCGGCCCAAGATCAGGTTGTGACCGCTTCTTGTGTTTGGTCTGCGTCGACCTGATCTCACCCTGCGAGCGCTCAGGTCCGCCGCATCTCCTGGGAATCGTAGGGTCGGCCGGTCGGGTTCGGCACGGATGGCCTCTCCGTATCGCCGTTGGCCCGACCGGCCACCTTGCTTCCCGACACTGACCGTTACCGCATCGCCGTCACGGCTGGCGTGCGTGGTCCCGATGGATCTTGCCGAGCACCGCCCTGAGATGCGGGTGAGCCAACGCGGCAGCAAACAGCGCGTCGCCGGGCTCGGCGCGGCGCAGACGCGTGAGCGTCCGGCCATCGTCTCTGGACAGATGGCAGAGGTCCTCGGTACGGCAGGTCATGCGCTCCTCGCCACGGGCGACGGCCAGGGCGGCGCGCCGCCAGGAGCGCCACTCCGCCACAGAGGTCGACACGGCGATGCGATCGGCAGGAACCGGCCGAAAAAGACTGTGGCCCTCATAGGAGAGGCCATTACTCAGTCGCAGGCCGAGCAAATCGGCGAGGCTCGGGGCGATATCGATCCCGCTCACCAGTCGATGCGCATTGGCCGCAAGCGCCTCGGTCGCATCCGGCGGCGAATGCGTCGGTATCCGCATCAGAAGAAGCGGACTGAGCACACCGGATTCGAACGTCTCGAGGCGGGTCAACGGTTGCGGCGCGCCACGGCGAAACGCGAACTCCCCATGGTCTCCGATGACAAGGATGAGAGCATCGTCGAGCCGACCGCTGCGCCTCAACGCCTCGAACAGGGACGCAAAGCCGGTCTCCTGGATATGGGCGGCGCGCGAACGGCGGTCGGAAATCCCACCGGGAATGGGCGCGACGCTGGTTTGCTGAAACGGCCAGTGCAGCGAGTTTGTGTAGAGCATCAGGAAGAGCTTGCCGCTCTCGCCCGCGACGAGGTCAGCGACGGCGCGGAACGCAACGGCGTCGTCGACCGTCTGGTCGTTGATGAAGGGCAGCCGGAAGGTTTCCGCTGACTTGACCACGTCGAAGTCCGCGCCAGCGAAGAAGCTGTCGAAATTGGCCCAGCGCAGAGTTGATGACGTGATGAAGGCCGTCCGATAGCCGCGAAGGCGCGCGAGGTCACTCACGAAGGGCATGGACTGCAGCTTGGCCGCACTCTCATGCGAACCGGTCCCCGTGACAATGGCGGGGATGCTGACGTCGGTGGCGTTGCTGGGGGTCACGGCATTGTCGAAGCGAACCCACCCCGGCATGCCGCTGAGCGCGACGATACGCTCGTGCAGGGGCGTTCGGCCATCGCTCGATGGAATGTCCCGTCCGGCCGATTCCACGATCGCCAGGATGATGGTCTTCGGCTCGAAGCGCGGCGCCCCGTCCAGGACGACGGTGCTGGTGCGCCGGGTTGTCTGGAGCGTGGCCCTCGGTGGATCGGGAGCCATGAGAGCGGCGTCGAGGGGGCCTCTGGCAGCCCCGGGCGCCACTGATGCGGCGCCGCCCAGAGCCAGGATCGTGAAGGCCCCGACCGTTGCGATTGGCCACACAATGACCGCTGCCTTGGCCGTCCTGGCGATTGCAGCGGTGATCGCAACTGAGGCAAGGGCCGTGACGGCCAGACCCGCCGTTATGTAGGCGCTCAGGTAGGACATCAGGGCCGAAAGCGTCAGGTCGGTGAACCTGACCGGGAGATCGTCATAGAGCGTCCACAGGGGCGCCTTGAAGAACCGCAGGAAGCCAAGATCGACAAGGACGACGATGCTCGCTGCGACGATCCCCGCCATCTGCAGGAAACGGACCGCCAGGTAGCGGGAGGGACTTCTCCAGACGAGACAGATCGCGACAGCGAGCAGCGCGAGATAGCTGGCGTGGCCGATGATGACGTCGAAAGAGCTGGTCGACAGTCCCAGGGCGACGAGCCAGGACAGGGCGAGAACAGCCACGGCGCAGAGGAGCCCGCCCAGCGCCGACCACCAACCCGTCATTGGCGACGTCCTCTCGCACGGCCGGCTCGCGTGCCAGCTCTGTTATGGGTGCCACTCAAACAAAAATGGCCCCGCAAGCGGGGCCATGTCGTTGCTTCGGGGAAGCGGCGGGGCGAACCCCGCGCCGATTACTTGATCTTGGCTTCCTTGAACTCGACGTGCTTGCGCGCCACCGGGTCGTACTTCTTCTTGGTGAGCTTGTCGGTCATCGTCCGCGAGTTCTTCTTCGCGGTGTAGAAGTAGCCGGTGTCGGCGGTGGAGACGAGCTTGATCTTGATGGTGGCGGCCTTGGCCATGGCACATCCTCGCGGAAAGGTCTGAAGTCGGCGCCGTGCCTCGAAAATAGCGAGCGAATGCCCGCCGCGTCGCCGCCGGCTGGTTGGGCGGCATGTGACAGGTCAGCGAAGCGATGTCAAGGAAAAGCCGCCACCGGCGCGCTCAAACCGGTTGCGGAAGGCTGGCCAGCGCCCCGGTCCCGGCCTCGTGCCCGGCAGCCGCAAAGGCGTCCCCGTAGAGGATGAGCAAGGGGCCGGTCCAGGCCTGCGCCGCGAGCCGGCCGGCAAGGTCGGCCACGGTGCCCGCGATGCGCACCTCGTCCGGCCGCGTGGCATTCACGACGGCGATGGCGGGTGTTGCGGCGGACAGGCCCCTGGCGATGAGGCCCGCCGCCAGTTCGTGCCAGGTGGCGCCGGGCATGTAGACGATTGTGGATGCGGCGGGGTCGGTCAGGGCGGGCCAGGACAGGTCCCGCGGCAGGCGTCCGTCACGGCCATGGGCGGTGACATATTGCAGGCGGCGGGCATGGTCGCGATGGGTGAGGGACAGTTTCAGCGCAGCCGCAGCCCCTTGCGCGGCGGAAATTCCCGGCACGACCTCCACGGGGATGCCGCGCGCCTCGGCGGCGGCGATCTCCTCGCCGGCGCGGCCGAAGATCATGGGATCGCCGGCCTTGAGGCGGACCACGTGCTTGCCCTCCACCGCAAGGCGGATGACGAGGGCATTGATGTCCTCCTGCCGGCACGAGGGACCCCGCCCGCGCTTGCCGGCGGAGATCCGCTCCGCCTCGCGG
The sequence above is a segment of the Phreatobacter oligotrophus genome. Coding sequences within it:
- a CDS encoding DNA polymerase IV, with the protein product MALLAFCRDCFAEATGEAPRCRACGSPRLARHGELGELSIAHVDCDAFYAAIEKRDDPSLVDKPLIVGGGRRGVVSTCCYVARIHGVRSAMPMFKALALCPDAVVIKPNMEKYAAVGRQVRQAMLALTPLVEPLSIDEAFLDLTGTERLHGAPPALTLARFARQVEKEIGITISVGLSYNKFLAKIASDLDKPRGFAVIGRGEALDFLGAKPVSLIWGVGKAMQQALERDGLKLIADLRRIEESELMRRYGAMGLRLARLCRGIDDRRVSPDGETKSVSAETTFDTDIRDGRALEKILFRLCEKVSARAKAQGLAGNTVTLKLKSADFKIRTRSRGLPTPTVLAARLFETGREMLAREADGTAYRLIGIGLSDLTTLDKADPADLVDTSIARNVKVEGAVDALRAKFGRGAVVKGITFDD
- a CDS encoding response regulator, whose translation is MSKTVMIVEDNELNMKLFHDLLEANGYATIQTRNGNEALSLAREHKPDLILMDIQLPEISGLDVTRWIKEDETIRHIPIIAVTAFAMKGDEERIRAGGCEAYLSKPISVAKFLETVRHFLGAA
- a CDS encoding cell envelope integrity EipB family protein, producing MPSAVPLRPILLSAAVLASLTSVAQAQAPVLAPHRAVYELKLDDRRASGGLEQARGRILFETTGNRCEGYTTNFRQVVELTMNGNRVVMDARTAHFEEGDGSGFRFTSRATQNGAPYMETDGSANRATDAVAVRLRKPREGTQSLDRAVIFPTEHLLRMMEAARDGRTILEAKVYDGAETGDRVYDATAIIGRRMEGEPQEAEPAARDPRLAGLPRWPMTISYFEQGKDGGTPAYSLAFELYENGVSRRMVINYPEFSLRGELIQLDWQAATPCEKP
- a CDS encoding DUF3572 domain-containing protein, with translation MTLRRPTSSTESAEAVAVQALGFLAGDDDQLQRFASLAGIDLGAIREAATQPGFLAAVMEHFMADESLLLAFAAHAGLKPEAVVRAAHQLGAGPWERDHA
- a CDS encoding GNAT family N-acetyltransferase, with product MSDSFTIRVVRSVKDIAAGDWNACAADPTGAVDPFLDHAFFLSLEESKSAVRETGWLGHHLVLERGGVIAGILPCYLKSHSRGEYVFDAGWAEAYERAGGRYYPKLQASVPFTPATGRRLLVRPGEGADLARAALVQGAAQVAAEAGVSSLHVTFCPADEWALMGEADYLQRTDTQFHFENEGYGSFDDFLAALSSRKRKVIRRERRDALEGNGITIRRLTGPELTEAVWDRFFEFYMDTGSRKWGRPYLTRAFYSLIGERMADRILLVMAEREGRYVAGAINFIGRDVLYGRHWGAVENHPFLHFEVCYYQAIDYAIEKGLKRVEAGAQGEHKLARGYKPVTTYSAHFIVDRGFRRAVDDYLQRERRYIAEAIDELGTLTPFRRPELEEQD
- a CDS encoding RidA family protein; amino-acid sequence: MSAIAARLAELGIVLPEPVAPVANYVPYVRSGSLLTVSGQISLGPNGLMAGKLGGGVSIEEGQKAARQCGLNVIAQIKAAIGNLDGVIRIVRLGGFINCTPDFLDGPKVMNGASDLMVEVFGEKGRHARSTIGVAALPANAAVEVEALVEIA
- the rpmG gene encoding 50S ribosomal protein L33, whose product is MAKAATIKIKLVSTADTGYFYTAKKNSRTMTDKLTKKKYDPVARKHVEFKEAKIK
- a CDS encoding PleD family two-component system response regulator, which gives rise to MTARVLVVDDILANVKLLEARLSAEYFDVVTASSGAEALSICDRAQCDIVLLDVMMPEMDGFETCRRLKANPATHHIPVIMVTALDQPADRVKGLEAGADDFLTKPVNDLALVTRVRSLVRLKMMQDELRMRAVTSREIGMRDPLSEAVAEGGLNGRILVVDDRTSSHERIVQALRSQHQVEVETRPQEALFRAAETDYDLVMVSLALADFDPLRLCSQLRSLDRTRGLPILVIAEPEDEARLLRSLDIGANDYLLRPIDRNEMAARVRTQVRKKRYTARLRDNVQQSMEMAITDGLTGLHNRRYMESHLGTLVDQASMRGKPLSVLVLDIDYFKSVNDTWGHDAGDEVLREFAQRLRKSVRGIDLVCRLGGEEFVVVMPDTDAGVASIVAERIRNRVACEPFPIHKGARAIDVTVSIGMAQRQGGDTSGEAIIKRADQALYRAKRDGRNRVVLDAA
- a CDS encoding glycerophosphodiester phosphodiesterase family protein, which encodes MAGRADLSWLTARPIAHRGLHGLAAGVIENCPRAFAAAIAGGYAIECDVQPTADGDAIVFHDSTLDRLTTASGRVDARTVADLRATAFKATDDRMGTLSDLFDQVAGRVPLVVEIKSEFDGRLDLTRRVAALAAGYSGPLALMSFDPGPIAWLKDNAPALVRGIVAESHYAGAHWAKLPEAVRRDLSSLAHAARTEPDFLSWRVADLPNAATTAFRAAGKPVICWTVRTDDERVIGAKHADQVTFEGYLA
- a CDS encoding LTA synthase family protein, with the protein product MTGWWSALGGLLCAVAVLALSWLVALGLSTSSFDVIIGHASYLALLAVAICLVWRSPSRYLAVRFLQMAGIVAASIVVLVDLGFLRFFKAPLWTLYDDLPVRFTDLTLSALMSYLSAYITAGLAVTALASVAITAAIARTAKAAVIVWPIATVGAFTILALGGAASVAPGAARGPLDAALMAPDPPRATLQTTRRTSTVVLDGAPRFEPKTIILAIVESAGRDIPSSDGRTPLHERIVALSGMPGWVRFDNAVTPSNATDVSIPAIVTGTGSHESAAKLQSMPFVSDLARLRGYRTAFITSSTLRWANFDSFFAGADFDVVKSAETFRLPFINDQTVDDAVAFRAVADLVAGESGKLFLMLYTNSLHWPFQQTSVAPIPGGISDRRSRAAHIQETGFASLFEALRRSGRLDDALILVIGDHGEFAFRRGAPQPLTRLETFESGVLSPLLLMRIPTHSPPDATEALAANAHRLVSGIDIAPSLADLLGLRLSNGLSYEGHSLFRPVPADRIAVSTSVAEWRSWRRAALAVARGEERMTCRTEDLCHLSRDDGRTLTRLRRAEPGDALFAAALAHPHLRAVLGKIHRDHARQP